The Malus domestica chromosome 06, GDT2T_hap1 genome has a segment encoding these proteins:
- the LOC139196779 gene encoding uncharacterized protein: MSRPNTKLQQQQKASAQAQLSLSLSFEIPKSQLQSESPIPEDQLQSSPAVNNSTEAAEENAKQSSNSKPQSHSVPIPYMIPPWSAAPCHQFQLEVLKDGAIINQFDVYEKGAYMFGRIDLCDFVLEHPTVSPFHAVLQFKRSGEAYIYYLGSTHGTFVNKNQVNKKVYVDLRVGDVIRFGLSTRLYIFQGPSDLMPPEKRLEAFKNSQNA; this comes from the coding sequence atgtctcgGCCCAACACTAAGCTCCAGCAGCAACAAAAGGCATCAGCCCAGGCccaactctctctttctctttcatttGAAATCCCTAAATCCCAATTACAGTCTGAATCCCCAATCCCCGAAGACCAGCTCCAATCCAGTCCCGCCGTGAACAATTCAACCGAAGCAGCCGAAGAAAATGCCAAGCAGTCCTCAAACTCGAAGCCGCAATCTCACAGCGTCCCGATTCCGTACATGATTCCGCCCTGGAGTGCAGCTCCGTGCCACCAGTTCCAGCTCGAGGTTCTTAAGGACGGTGCTATCATCAACCAATTCGATGTATACGAGAAAGGAGCGTACATGTTTGGCCGAATCGACCTCTGCGACTTTGTGCTGGAGCATCCGACTGTTTCTCCCTTCCATGCCGTTCTTCAGTTCAAGAGAAGTGGGGAGGCGTATATTTACTATCTTGGGAGTACTCACGGCACTTTCGTTAACAAGAATCAGGTGAACAAAAAGGTTTACGTTGATTTACGCGTTGGTGATGTCATCCGCTTTGGGCTTTCAACTCGTCTGTACATTTTCCAAGGACCATCCGATCTGATGCCACCAGAAAAAAGACTTGAAGCTTTTAAAAATAGCCAAAATGCGTGA
- the LOC103409518 gene encoding zinc finger protein ZAT1-like: protein MERHRCKLCSRAFANGRALGGHMKAHLATFPLPPKTHQISESDSSSSSSSGEEPEKEEQHLQEEEEEEKGLTYGLRENPKRSFRLADPEFSFVDAGSVIQDRESETESRNPTRRRSKRNRRSFVVVTDNLQSQKLELKKKPKTISTPPRLAESPPLAAELEPVSSVSDTSPEEDVAMCLMMLSRDVWMIRLHDHQQADQSVQVQEQSRQVVEELEGVKLKKLRGKNRCDKCNKLFRSFQAMCGHKKICFRNEEEAINNAGGEKLFGCPFCCKIFGSGQALGGHKRSHLSGSSRSTVVSMAAKTEVKEGFLDLNLPAPEEDDEFSVLSDA from the coding sequence ATGGAGAGGCACAGATGCAAGCTCTGCTCTAGGGCTTTTGCTAATGGCAGAGCACTGGGTGGTCATATGAAGGCTCACTTGGCAACTTTTCCTCTTCCCCCTAAAACCCACCAAATCAGTGAGTCCGACTCGTCTTCATCTTCCTCCTCCGGCGAAGAAccagaaaaagaagaacaacatttgcaagaagaagaagaagaggaaaagggTTTGACTTATGGGCTGAGAGAGAACCCAAAGAGGAGTTTCCGGCTTGCAGATCCTGagttttcttttgttgatgCTGGGTCGGTGATTCaagacagagagagtgagacCGAGTCAAGAAATCCAACTCGGAGACGATCCAAGCGGAATCGAAGATCATTCGTTGTTGTTACAGATAATCTGCAGAGCCAGAAGTTGGAGTTGAAGAAAAAACCCAAGACAATTTCAACACCGCCGCGTTTGGCCGAGTCTCCTCCTCTAGCGGCAGAGCTTGAGCCGGTGAGCTCGGTCTCCGATACTTCTCCGGAAGAAGATGTTGCCATGTGCCTTATGATGCTGTCAAGAGATGTGTGGATGATAAGATTACATGATCATCAGCAAGCAGATCAATCGGTTCAAGTTCAAGAACAAAGTAGGCAAGTAGTGGAGGAGCTGGAGGGGGTCAAATTGAAGAAACTTCGAGGGAAGAATCGGTGTGATAAATGCAACAAACTGTTTCGATCTTTTCAAGCAATGTGCGGCCACAAAAAGATTTGCTTTCGCAACGAGGAGGAAGCAATCAACAATGCAGGTGGTGAGAAGCTGTTTGGGTGCCCCTTTTGCTGCAAAATATTTGGTTCCGGTCAAGCTCTTGGCGGTCACAAAAGATCTCACCTTTCGGGTTCTTCAAGATCAACGGTTGTATCAATGGCTGCAAAAACTGAAGTTAAAGAGGGTTTCCTAGATCTCAACCTGCCTGCTccggaagaagatgatgaatttAGCGTGCTATCGGATGCGTAA